A genomic stretch from Plasmodium brasilianum strain Bolivian I chromosome 9, whole genome shotgun sequence includes:
- a CDS encoding hypothetical protein (conserved Plasmodium protein) — protein sequence MSIIVALVMCSLLFLCKSDDLTSKNSENLLNKSLIDILNYNFSVNDVMGIFENIFKNSVDDFKIEEENHEIKNLQFKKYNFDQHNYNFMYTSFTDYCLKEVTSDKCYEYLNKDHMTNIFKNVNHKFYSRFSKEINELRYYTFEIEKLLKRKDDLNDKILRTFDEIKNSKSSLTKAMTKKSGKTLPIIKYFEEMSYNLKHANKSLSFYDMVIQYGNDLNCIIKGALVEYIYLYKQTKNYQKKLEKYIEKNARVLSKMHKKIILSIFYMISDMNKTNEKIDNIINKKVNEFNEWVSYENYNYVKKLKILKSNVDFNLDDINELIDNSKEKLEKNKIAFVNMSKYLSFQNPSKTIMSIIHFLNNKYSKDVNIFFIYNEEYMNFNFDQEKKKIKPCKINIDTKSTNNFNFVHLDFMETSKYENLLNSITNEQNDLKHVDRQKIENIVNEIFHPDEQGEDNNWIKEKEFEDAKSKISYSNLNEEVKLYTSKMEKSIDDTINDYYFFKPTIKRYIQSVRTLLRNAIFNFNKYIYSFEKNFTIHVSDSYRDSSLATDRGDKAPSDRQHDSKERNEKPQLGSELGVELNAGLNSELSDELGGELESELESELGSELIGELGEELGGEVGADVTEGVEKEAEDGAKETENSSENISNNRVENEVKNEAKNEVKNEAKNEIKSEAKNEVKNEAKNEIKSEAKNGTESKSNNQGKNIHDEDKKGESKNKDKFENNKDSEQYNEQDDEQSSGGDGERNNVDDNEESSENDNEESSENDNEQSSEDDNEQSSEDDNEQSSEDDNEQSSEDDNEQSSEDDNEQSSEDDNEQSSEDDNEQSSEDDNEQSSEDDNELNCEDDNEENDADDNDCAYENNDAEKCGCGSNEKTTSSMSIFQSGTLKYLWRIPFINNLYNMWNKHKNKRANKKEVEDIDIYEVDKEEMEKIFTNFSNLNYEDSIKKIKENIFYALPDIEYILNVLRIYKENKEKNKDKNFFYDAFYGNDYIIIKSKGVHVETFIYPYFETLNLQLNEVETCSSKDYYTCMKKYVRDNIKKELINEKIVFVYLGIFKDEVFKLPKFKIVDDLKKAHLKQFLENPYEHNFLNNFFVKKYEEEYIFFQKLRIFTLYHSKYKNSNIYGIDFNFYVSYFSDADLEYLPLSYYHDSIIYFKVILATSKYGYQEIVPVDDEIIKFGLMLSLDNKNKNVHYLILSDVINDTDYNLVKSKTGVVKICEISYKKFKIKLINEKYKVQVTRNMKIILQKEVTFNNSKKRTLDYVDTFYDKMNKIMKNNMNLELFGKTFFVHLQRI from the exons ATGAGCATAATTGTAGCTCTCGTGATGTGCTCCCTTTTGTTCCTTTGTAAATCAGACGATTTGACGTCAAAGAATTCGGaaaatcttttaaataaaagtttaaTAGATATACTAAATTACAATTTCAGTGTAAATGATGTTATGggaatatttgaaaatatttttaagaacaGCGTTGATGATTTTAAAATTGAAGAAGAAAAccatgaaataaaaaatctaCAGTTTAAGAAGTATAATTTTGATCAGCATAATTATAACTTTATGTACACCTCCTTTACGGACTACT GCCTAAAGGAAGTTACAAGCGACAAGTGCTACGAATACTTGAATAAAGATCATATGacaaacatttttaaaaacgtGAATCACAAGTTCTATTCTCGTTTTagtaaagaaataaatgaattaagATACTATACATtcgaaatagaaaaattattaaagagAAAAGATGATTTgaatgataaaattttacGAACATTtgatgaaattaaaaattcaaagAGTTCATTAACAAAAGCAATGACAAAGAAGTCAGGTAAAACATTACCTATTATTAAATACTTTGAAGAAATGTCGTATAATTTGAAACATGCAAATAAAAGTTTAAGTTTTTATGATATGGTTATACAGTATGGAAATGATTTAAATTGTATTATAAAAGGTGCTTTagttgaatatatatatctttacaagcaaacaaaaaattatcaaaaaaaattagaaaaatatatagaaaagaaTGCTCGAGTTTTATCAAAGATGcataagaaaattattttgagtATTTTTTACATGATTTCAGATATGAATAAAACCAATGAAAAAATAgacaatataattaataaaaaagtaaacgaATTTAATGAATGGGTAAGTTacgaaaattataattatgtaaaaaaactaaaaatattgaaatcaAATGTTGATTTTAACCTTGATGATATTAATGAACTTATTGATaattcaaaagaaaaattagaaaaaaataaaatcgcttttgttaatatgagcaaatatttatcttttcaaAATCCAAGTAAAACAATTATGTCCATTATtcattttcttaataataaatattccaaagatgttaatatattttttatatataatgaagaatatatgaattttaattttgatcaagaaaaaaaaaaaatcaaaccttgtaaaattaatattgaTACAAAATcaacaaataattttaattttgttcatttagaTTTTATGGAAACAtctaaatatgaaaatttactAAACTCAATTACcaatgaacaaaatgatcTCAAACATGTAGACAgacaaaaaattgaaaatattgtaaatgaaatatttcaTCCAGATGAACAAGGAGAAGATAATAATTggattaaagaaaaagaatttgaGGATgctaaaagtaaaatttctTATAGTAATCTGAATGAGGAAGTAAAATTGTATACAagcaaaatggaaaaaagtaTTGATGACACAATTaatgattattatttttttaaaccaACTATTAAAAGATACATACAAAGTGTTAGGACACTTTTAAGAAACgccatttttaatttcaataaatatatttattcttttgaaaaaaattttaccatACATGTGAGTGATAGTTATAGGGACTCTTCACTTGCCACCGACAGGGGAGACAAAGCACCTTCCGACAGGCAGCACGACTCGAAggaaagaaatgaaaagcCACAACTGGGTTCAGAATTAGGTGTTGAATTGAATGCGGGGTTAAATTCCGAGTTAAGTGATGAGTTAGGCGGCGAGTTAGAAAGCGAATTGGAGAGCGAGTTAGGAAGCGAGTTAATTGGCGAATTGGGTGAAGAGTTAGGGGGTGAAGTGGGAGCTGATGTAACAGAGGGCGTGGAAAAGGAAGCGGAAGATGGTGCAAAAGAGACTGAGAATTCTAGCGAAAATATCTCCAACAATAGAGTCGAAAATGAGGTCAAAAATGAGGCAAAAAATGAGGTCAAAAATGAGGCAAAAAATGAGATTAAAAGTGAGGCAAAAAATGAGGTCAAAAATGAGGCAAAAAATGAGATTAAAAGTGAGGCAAAAAATGGGACTGAAAGTAAAAGCAATAACCAAGGAAAAAACATCCATGATGAGGACAAAAAAGGAGAATCTAAGAATAAAGACAAATTCGAAAATAATAAGGATAGTGAGCAGTATAACGAGCAAGATGATGAACAGAGTAGTGGAGGCGATGGTGAACGAAATAATGTAGACGATAATGAAGAGAGCAGTGAAAACGATAATGAAGAGAGCAGTGAAAACGATAATGAACAGAGTAGTGAAGACGATAATGAACAGAGTAGTGAAGACGATAATGAACAGAGTAGTGAAGACGATAATGAACAGAGTAGTGAAGACGATAATGAACAGAGTAGTGAAGACGATAATGAACAGAGTAGTGAAGACGATAATGAACAGAGTAGTGAAGACGATAATGAACAGAGTAGTGAAGACGATAATGAACAGAGTAGTGAAGACGATAATGAACTGAATTGTGAAGACGATAATGAAGAAAACGATGCAGATGATAATGATTGtgcatatgaaaataatgatgcAGAAAAATGCGGATGCGGCTCTAACGAAAAAACTACGAGCAGCATGTCCATATTTCAAAGCGGAACTCTAAAATACCTATGGAGGATACCTTTTATTAATAACCTATACAATATGTggaataaacataaaaacaaGCGagcaaataaaaaggaagttGAAGATATTGACATATATGAGGTAGACAAAGaggaaatggaaaaaatattcaccAATTTCAGTAACTTGAATTATGAAGAttcgataaaaaaaattaaagaaaatattttttatgcctTACCAgatattgaatatattttaaatgttttgcgaatatataaagaaaacaaagaaaaaaataaagacaaaaattttttttatgatgcATTTTATGGAaatgattatataattataaaatcaAAAGGTGTACATGTagaaacatttatttatccTTATTTTGAAACGTTAAATTTGCAATTAAATGAAGTAGAAACATGCAGTTCGAAGGATTATTATACGTGTATGAAAAAATACGTTCGagataatattaaaaaagaacttataaatgaaaaaatagtgTTTGTTTATTTAGGAATCTTTAAAGACGAAGTATTCAAATTgccaaaatttaaaattgtggatgatttaaaaaaagctcATTTGAAACAATTTTTAGAAAACCCATatgaacataattttttaaataatttttttgttaaaaaatatgaagaagaatatattttttttcaaaaattaagaattttTACCTTATATCATtccaaatataaaaattcaaatatatatggtatTGATTTCAACTTTTAcgtttcatatttttcagaTGCAGACTTAGAATATTTACCATTATCCTACTACCATGATtccataatttattttaaagtaaTCCTTGCTACTTCGAAATATGGCTATCAAGAAATAGTTCCAGTAGatgatgaaataataaagtttGGTCTAATGCTTTCtttagataataaaaataaaaatgttcattatttaattttatcagaCGTGATAAATGATACAGATTATAATTTGGTTAAGAGCAAAACTGGGGTTGTCAAAATTTGTGAAATAtcttacaaaaaatttaaaataaaattgataaatgaaaaatataaagttcAAGTAACAAGAaacatgaaaattattttgcaAAAAGAGGTTACTTTTAATAATAGCAAAAAGAGAACACTGGATTATGTAGATACATTTTATGATAAgatgaataaaattatgaaaaacaaTATGAATCTGGAACTATTCGGAAAAACGTTCTTTGTTCATTTACAAAGGATATAA
- a CDS encoding heat shock protein 70, whose protein sequence is MASFNKKNVMNILEKCVKNNLLKDKSRQLCTSKVNFNRASGDIIGIDLGTTNSCVAIMEGKQGKVIENSEGFRTTPSVVAFTNDNQRLVGIIAKRQAITNPENTVYATKRFIGRKFDEDATKKEQKNLPYKIVRAPNGDAWIEAHGKKYSPSQIGACVLEKMKETAENYLGRKVHQAVITVPAYFNDSQRQATKDAGKIAGLDVLRIINEPTAAALAFGLEKSDGKVIAVYDLGGGTFDISILEILGGVFEVKATNGNTSLGGEDFDQRILEYFISEFKKKENIDLKNDKLALQRLREAAETAKIELSSKTQTEINLPFITANQTGPKHLQIKLTRAKLEELCHDLLHGTIDPCEKCIKDANVKKDEINEIILVGGMTRMPKVSETVKQIFQNSPSKSVNPDEAVALGAAIQGGVLKGEIKDLLLLDVIPLSLGIETLGGVFTKLINRNTTIPTKKSQIFSTAADNQTQVSIKVYQGEREMASDNKMLGSFDLVGIPPAPRGVPQIEVTFDVDANAIINISAIDKMTNKKQQITIQSSGGLSKEEIEKMVQEAELNREKDQHKKNLTDSKNEAETLIYSSEKQIDDFKDKISDADKDELKQRISTLREKLSSEDLDAIKDATKQLQEKSWAISQEMYKNNAAQGAQQEQPKSETKTGENKDNA, encoded by the coding sequence ATGGCATCgtttaataagaaaaatgttatgaatattttagaaaaatgtgtaaagaataatttattaaaagataaaagtcGTCAATTATGTACGAGCAAGGTAAATTTTAATAGAGCGTCCGGAGATATAATAGGTATCGACTTAGGTACTACGAATAGTTGTGTTGCAATTATGGAAGGAAAACAAGGAAAAGTTATTGAGAATTCAGAAGGTTTTAGAACAACACCGTCAGTAGTAGCTTTTACAAATGATAATCAAAGATTAGTTGGAATTATTGCAAAAAGGCAAGCAATAACAAATCCAGAAAATACCGTATATGCAACAAAAAGATTTATAGGTAGAAAATTTGATGAAGAtgcaacaaaaaaagaacaaaagaaTTTGCCTTACAAAATTGTTAGAGCGCCAAATGGAGATGCGTGGATAGAAGCACAcgggaaaaaatattcaccGAGTCAAATAGGTGCTTGTgtattagaaaaaatgaaagaaactgcagaaaattatttaggAAGAAAAGTGCATCAAGCTGTTATTACAGTACCAGCATATTTTAATGATTCTCAAAGACAAGCAACAAAAGATGCAGGTAAAATTGCAGGTTTAGATGTATTAAGAATTATTAACGAACCAACAGCAGCTGCTTTAGCATTTGGATTAGAAAAAAGTGATGGAAAGGTAATTGCAGTATATGACTTAGGAGGTGGTACATTTGATATATCTATTTTAGAAATTTTAGGAGGTGTATTTGAAGTAAAAGCAACAAATGGTAATACATCCTTAGGAGGGGAAGATTTTGATCAAAGAAttttagaatattttatatcagaatttaagaaaaaagaaaatattgatttaaaaaatgataaattagCTTTACAAAGATTAAGAGAAGCAGCAGAAACAGCTAAAATTGAATTATCAAGTAAGACACAAACTGAAATAAATTTACCATTTATTACTGCTAATCAGACTGGACCGAAACATTTGCAAATTAAATTGACTAGAGCTAAATTAGAAGAATTATGTCATGACTTATTACATGGAACTATTGATCCTTGTGAGAAATGTATTAAAGATGCAAATGTTAAAAAGGatgaaattaatgaaataatctTAGTTGGTGGTATGACAAGAATGCCAAAGGTATCAGAAACagtaaaacaaatttttcaaaattccCCATCAAAAAGTGTGAACCCAGATGAAGCAGTTGCTTTAGGTGCAGCTATACAAGGAGGTGTTTTAAAAGGagaaataaaagatttaCTTCTTTTAGATGTTATTCCTTTATCATTAGGTATAGAAACTTTAGGTGGTGTATTTactaaattaattaatagaaATACAACAATCCCAACAAAGAAATCGCAAATATTTTCCACAGCTGCCGATAACCAAACACAAGTTAGTATTAAAGTTTATCAAGGAGAAAGAGAAATGGCTAgtgataataaaatgttagGCTCTTTTGATTTAGTTGGTATTCCACCTGCACCTAGAGGTGTTCCACAAATTGAAGTTACATTCGATGTTGATGCTAATGCAATTATTAACATATCCGCTATTGATAAAATgacaaataaaaaacaacaaATTACTATTCAAAGTAGTGGTGGTTTGAGTAAAGAAGAAATTGAAAAGATGGTTCAAGAAGCTGAATTAAATAGAGAAAAAGATCAACACAAGAAAAATCTAACCGATTCTAAAAACGAAGCAGAAACTCTAATTTACAGTTCAGAAAAACAGATAGATGATTTCAAGGATAAAATATCAGATGCAGATAAGGATGAGTTAAAACAAAGAATTTCGACCCTACGAGAAAAATTATCTTCAGAAGATTTGGATGCAATCAAAGATGCTACGAAACAGTTACAAGAAAAATCTTGGGCTATTTCACAAGagatgtataaaaataatgctgCTCAGGGTGCACAACAAGAACAACCAAAGAGTGAAACCAAAACAGGGGAGAATAAAGACAATGCATAA